The following are encoded together in the Montipora capricornis isolate CH-2021 chromosome 5, ASM3666992v2, whole genome shotgun sequence genome:
- the LOC138050195 gene encoding protein phosphatase 1 regulatory subunit 27-like: protein MDRRVKFPHELVFHDMVKDGDPSEMSQFLKRPSVDTKMLVNAQGGDSNPDFHQLVKDGNLKCVRMLVTLGADVNMQDKQGCTSLHHSVQAGNVAVTKFLLRSGANPDIKNNENKFPYDLTDDFDLLEMFARYLPEERRKSIAPTK from the coding sequence ATGGATAGACGAGTGAAATTTCCACACGAGTTGGTATTCCATGATATGGTCAAAGATGGCGACCCCTCAGAGATGAGTCAGTTTTTGAAGCGACCAAGCGTGGACACAAAAATGTTAGTTAACGCCCAAGGCGGAGATAGCAACCCGGATTTTCATCAACTTGTTAAGGATGGTAACTTAAAATGTGTCCGAATGCTTGTAACTTTGGGAGCAGATGTGAACATGCAGGATAAACAAGGCTGCACATCACTTCATCACAGTGTTCAAGCAGGGAACGTCGCTGTAACGAAGTTCTTGCTTCGAAGTGGGGCAAATCCAGACATTAAAAACAACGAGAACAAATTTCCATACGATTTAACAGATGATTTTGATCTACTCGAGATGTTTGCGAGATATTTGCCGGAGGAGAGAAGAAAGAGCATTGCACCGACAAAATAA